The Xanthobacter flavus genome includes a window with the following:
- a CDS encoding ArsC family reductase yields the protein MTTTIYGIKACDTMKKARSWLDDQGVAYAFHDYKSAGIDAKTLQGWAKKVGWEKLLNRAGTTFRKLPDADKADIDEAKALALMLAHPSMIKRPVLEHGRDLIVGFKPEEYAAHIK from the coding sequence ATGACGACGACGATCTATGGCATCAAGGCCTGCGACACCATGAAGAAGGCCCGATCCTGGCTGGACGATCAGGGCGTCGCCTATGCCTTCCACGACTACAAGTCGGCGGGCATTGATGCGAAGACTCTACAGGGATGGGCGAAGAAGGTCGGCTGGGAGAAGCTGCTCAACCGGGCCGGCACTACCTTCAGAAAGCTGCCGGATGCCGACAAGGCGGACATCGACGAGGCCAAGGCGCTGGCGCTGATGCTGGCGCATCCGTCCATGATCAAGCGCCCGGTGCTCGAGCACGGGCGCGACCTGATCGTCGGCTTCAAGCCGGAGGAGTATGCGGCGCACATAAAGTGA
- a CDS encoding ABC transporter ATP-binding protein encodes MLSISGLKVDIAGSRILSGIDLAVEPGELVCLIGRNGAGKTTTFRSIMGYRKPAAGSIRFAGKELVGRAPHEIAQMGVGFSPEESEVYADLTVAENLELPTWTRRSKMSEKDRVERSLTVFPKLRQYLHRGGAQLSGGERKMVSVARALALDPSLLLLDEPFEGLSPAIIPVISEGIASIRAMGQAVLMAESNVHHLPDYVDRLYVLERGEMIFSGTLAEAHRDKAVMRVIAGEVELEHA; translated from the coding sequence ATGCTGAGCATTTCGGGCCTCAAGGTTGATATCGCCGGCAGCCGCATCCTGTCCGGCATCGACCTTGCCGTGGAGCCGGGCGAACTCGTCTGCCTCATCGGCCGCAACGGCGCGGGCAAGACCACCACGTTCCGCTCCATCATGGGCTATCGCAAGCCCGCCGCCGGCTCCATCCGCTTCGCGGGCAAGGAGCTGGTCGGCCGCGCGCCGCACGAGATCGCGCAGATGGGCGTGGGCTTCTCGCCGGAGGAATCGGAGGTCTATGCCGACCTCACCGTGGCGGAAAATCTGGAGCTGCCGACCTGGACGCGGCGCTCCAAGATGTCGGAGAAGGATCGCGTGGAGCGCTCCCTCACCGTCTTCCCGAAGCTGCGGCAGTATCTGCACCGGGGCGGCGCGCAGCTCTCGGGCGGCGAGCGCAAGATGGTCTCGGTGGCGCGCGCGCTCGCCCTCGATCCGAGCCTCCTCCTGCTGGACGAACCGTTCGAGGGTTTGTCCCCGGCGATCATCCCGGTGATCTCGGAAGGCATCGCCTCCATCCGCGCCATGGGGCAGGCGGTGCTGATGGCGGAATCCAACGTCCACCACCTGCCGGACTATGTGGATCGCCTCTACGTGCTTGAGCGCGGCGAGATGATCTTCTCCGGCACGCTGGCGGAGGCGCACCGCGACAAGGCGGTCATGCGCGTCATCGCCGGCGAGGTGGAGCTGGAGCACGCCTGA
- a CDS encoding ABC transporter substrate-binding protein: MNISRRTLMRGIGAAGLAAAAPGVFSPAIAQSKPVRIGILAPRSGAMGTVGECGIRAVQWAAERMNKDGGIAGRPIELVFEEETSPKDTIERFRRLALQEKVDCVQGLISTGVSLGVAPVAEEEQALLMMWDGTTQDGVKEAMPKSRYVFRSTDNECEAVMASLLAIKYFKGKIKRIAGINPDYSYGRNNWEAFRQILARAGVEVEVVAEQWPKVGTMDLTSHVAALKAAKPDFIFSSMLFADLPVFMKQGSAAGLFEGVNLALPAAGWQINQLKKEFMPENIVFGHNTLYFALPNASALQKAFVEDYMGRYKEAPHWEADRAYFALAAYKAGVEAAAKATGRWPKLDEIIDSIPKQKVESLGGPGQFRTDKIAEQTFYQGLSTNQNSYDFPTLRTVDSFTADQLQKPPGVDFWEWLKTSKLPV, from the coding sequence ATGAACATTTCTCGCCGCACATTGATGCGGGGGATCGGTGCTGCCGGTCTCGCCGCCGCCGCTCCGGGGGTTTTCTCCCCCGCCATCGCCCAGTCGAAGCCGGTGCGCATCGGCATTCTCGCGCCGCGCTCAGGCGCCATGGGCACGGTCGGCGAATGCGGCATCCGCGCGGTGCAGTGGGCGGCGGAGCGCATGAACAAGGACGGCGGCATCGCCGGCCGCCCCATCGAGCTGGTGTTCGAGGAGGAGACCTCGCCGAAGGACACCATCGAGCGCTTCCGCCGCCTCGCCCTGCAGGAAAAGGTGGACTGCGTCCAGGGCCTCATCTCCACCGGCGTGTCGCTCGGCGTCGCCCCGGTGGCGGAGGAGGAGCAGGCGCTGCTCATGATGTGGGACGGCACCACGCAGGACGGCGTGAAGGAGGCCATGCCCAAGTCGCGCTATGTCTTCCGCTCCACCGACAACGAATGCGAGGCGGTGATGGCCTCGCTTCTCGCCATCAAATACTTCAAGGGCAAGATCAAGCGGATCGCCGGCATCAATCCGGACTATTCCTACGGCCGCAACAACTGGGAGGCCTTCCGGCAGATCCTCGCGCGCGCCGGGGTCGAGGTGGAGGTGGTGGCCGAGCAGTGGCCCAAGGTCGGCACCATGGACCTCACCTCCCATGTCGCCGCGCTGAAGGCCGCCAAGCCGGACTTCATCTTCTCCTCCATGCTGTTCGCCGATCTGCCGGTGTTCATGAAGCAGGGCTCGGCCGCGGGCCTGTTCGAGGGCGTGAACCTCGCCCTTCCCGCCGCCGGCTGGCAGATCAACCAGCTGAAGAAGGAGTTCATGCCCGAGAACATCGTGTTCGGGCACAACACGCTCTACTTCGCGCTGCCGAACGCTTCCGCGCTGCAGAAGGCGTTCGTCGAAGACTATATGGGCCGCTACAAGGAAGCCCCGCACTGGGAGGCCGACCGGGCCTATTTCGCGCTCGCCGCCTACAAGGCCGGCGTTGAGGCCGCGGCCAAGGCCACCGGGCGCTGGCCGAAGCTCGATGAAATCATCGATTCGATCCCCAAGCAGAAGGTCGAGAGCCTCGGCGGTCCGGGCCAGTTCCGCACCGACAAGATCGCCGAGCAGACCTTCTACCAGGGCCTGTCCACCAACCAGAATTCCTACGACTTCCCGACGCTGAGGACGGTGGACAGCTTCACCGCCGACCAGCTCCAGAAGCCGCCGGGCGTGGACTTCTGGGAATGGCTCAAGACCTCCAAGCTTCCCGTCTGA
- a CDS encoding GntR family transcriptional regulator — MAKAVSKVVSRAPVKRQKRQAALGDADAGLDLLLEPLRETRKEPRAPARRSRREEAPAEDASLTDRAYRILEELIATLQLPPGAVLSELTLSDRLKIGRTPIREALQRLARDGLVVVLPRRGVLVSDINLRTQLRLLEVRRVLEVLMAGLAAERATSEERDAFAEIAGSMRQAAEVEDDLAFMRLDRRFNLLMAQASRNEFAVRSMGLMNALSRRFWYQHYREVADLPLAARLHAEVAEAVARRDRKGAETAASNLVDYIEDFARKTLDA; from the coding sequence ATGGCGAAGGCGGTGTCCAAGGTGGTGTCCAGGGCGCCGGTCAAGCGCCAGAAGCGGCAGGCGGCTCTGGGCGACGCCGATGCGGGACTGGACCTCCTGCTCGAGCCGCTGCGCGAGACCCGCAAGGAGCCCCGGGCCCCGGCCCGGCGGTCTCGTCGCGAGGAGGCGCCGGCGGAAGATGCAAGCCTCACCGACCGGGCCTATCGCATCCTTGAGGAATTGATCGCGACCCTCCAGCTTCCCCCCGGCGCGGTGCTTTCCGAACTCACCCTGTCGGATCGCCTGAAGATCGGCCGAACGCCCATCCGTGAGGCACTGCAACGGCTTGCACGGGATGGGCTGGTGGTGGTGCTGCCGCGCCGCGGCGTGCTCGTATCGGACATCAATCTGCGCACCCAGCTCCGCCTGCTGGAGGTGCGGCGGGTGCTGGAGGTGCTGATGGCGGGCCTCGCCGCCGAGCGCGCTACGTCCGAGGAACGGGACGCCTTCGCCGAGATCGCCGGCTCCATGCGGCAGGCGGCCGAAGTGGAGGACGACCTCGCCTTCATGCGCCTCGACCGGCGCTTCAATCTCCTCATGGCGCAGGCCTCGCGCAATGAGTTCGCGGTGCGCTCCATGGGCCTCATGAACGCCCTGTCGCGCCGCTTCTGGTATCAGCACTATAGGGAAGTGGCGGACCTGCCGCTCGCGGCCCGGCTGCACGCCGAGGTGGCCGAGGCGGTGGCCCGCCGCGACCGCAAGGGGGCCGAGACGGCGGCCTCCAACCTCGTGGATTACATCGAGGACTTCGCCCGCAAGACGCTGGATGCGTGA
- a CDS encoding CoxG family protein produces the protein MELTGEYRISAPRETVWKAILDPEVLKRCIPGCKELEQTGDNAYAAKVQVKVGPVSATFSGSVELTDMEAPAGCRIVGQGNGGIAGFAKGEAKVSLAEDGADTILTYVADAQIGGKLASLGGRLVQATAKKLSDQFFTSFADALNAPVETPPAAEAS, from the coding sequence GTGGAACTGACCGGCGAGTATCGCATCAGCGCCCCGCGCGAGACCGTGTGGAAAGCCATCCTCGATCCGGAGGTGCTCAAGCGCTGCATCCCGGGCTGCAAGGAGCTGGAGCAGACCGGTGACAATGCCTATGCCGCCAAGGTGCAGGTGAAGGTGGGGCCGGTATCCGCCACCTTTTCCGGCTCGGTGGAGCTGACCGATATGGAGGCGCCCGCCGGCTGCCGCATCGTCGGGCAGGGCAATGGGGGCATCGCCGGCTTCGCCAAGGGCGAGGCCAAGGTGTCGCTGGCGGAGGATGGCGCCGACACCATCCTCACCTACGTCGCTGATGCGCAGATCGGCGGCAAGCTCGCCTCCCTCGGCGGACGCCTCGTGCAGGCGACCGCGAAGAAGCTGTCCGACCAGTTCTTCACCAGCTTCGCCGATGCGCTGAATGCGCCGGTGGAGACGCCTCCGGCGGCAGAGGCATCCTGA
- a CDS encoding DUF6166 domain-containing protein → MKTYRGDRTIDGIAVTVDGKPLPQRTDIAKLSSDGFEWSYEGQAPAQLALALLADHLGDDRRAYALHDQFMRDVVANFANEWEMTSDDIAAAIHRVAA, encoded by the coding sequence ATGAAGACCTATCGGGGAGATCGCACCATCGACGGCATCGCGGTGACGGTGGACGGCAAGCCGCTGCCCCAGCGCACCGACATCGCCAAATTGAGCAGCGACGGCTTCGAATGGAGCTATGAGGGGCAGGCCCCCGCGCAACTCGCGCTTGCGCTTCTCGCCGACCATCTCGGCGACGACAGGCGCGCCTATGCGCTGCATGACCAGTTCATGCGCGACGTGGTGGCGAATTTCGCCAACGAATGGGAGATGACCTCCGACGACATCGCCGCCGCCATCCATCGCGTCGCAGCCTGA
- a CDS encoding ABC transporter ATP-binding protein, producing the protein MLEVQKLNAWYGPSHVVHDLTFKIEQGEIVALVGRNGAGKTSTLRAIMGLMPRAEGRVTFDGTDLLPLGAHARFRLGLGYVPEERRIVPGLSVRENLQLGLVAAARTDEREAIDEIAKSFPRLKERLEQQGTTMSGGEQQMLAIARAIISKPKMVLLDEPSEGIMPVLVEEMGVLFRRLRDQGTTLLLVEQNVEWALNLASRAIIIDQGELVHQSSAAELLADKDIQDRYCAV; encoded by the coding sequence ATGCTTGAGGTCCAGAAGCTCAACGCCTGGTACGGGCCGAGCCATGTCGTCCACGACCTGACGTTCAAGATCGAACAGGGCGAGATCGTTGCCCTCGTCGGCCGCAACGGCGCGGGCAAGACCTCCACCCTGCGCGCCATCATGGGGCTGATGCCGCGCGCGGAAGGGCGGGTGACGTTCGACGGCACGGACTTGCTCCCGCTCGGCGCCCACGCCCGGTTCCGCCTCGGCCTCGGCTATGTGCCGGAGGAGCGGCGCATCGTTCCCGGCCTCAGCGTGCGGGAGAACCTGCAACTCGGCCTCGTCGCCGCCGCCCGCACGGATGAGCGGGAGGCGATCGACGAGATCGCCAAGAGCTTTCCGCGCCTCAAGGAGCGGCTGGAGCAGCAGGGAACCACCATGTCCGGCGGCGAGCAGCAGATGCTCGCCATCGCACGCGCCATCATCTCGAAGCCAAAGATGGTGCTGCTTGATGAGCCATCGGAAGGCATCATGCCGGTTCTGGTGGAGGAGATGGGCGTGCTCTTCCGGCGCCTGAGGGATCAGGGCACGACCCTGCTGCTGGTCGAGCAGAACGTCGAGTGGGCGCTCAATCTGGCGAGCCGCGCCATCATCATCGACCAGGGCGAGCTGGTGCATCAGTCGAGCGCTGCTGAACTCCTCGCCGACAAGGACATCCAGGACCGCTATTGTGCGGTCTGA
- a CDS encoding branched-chain amino acid ABC transporter permease, which produces MTVFLDVLLGGVFHAAILFLVAAGLQLVFGVQKIVNLACGSFYALGAYFGITAVGLASAVGFPAWTVLPVLILAGLLIGLVGLPVERILRTVYRRDESYQLLLTFGLLLMFQDVFRFFWGATPRTLDNAYLAYGTAEFLGLRVPTYNLLVIAASIAIAVALGAFLQKTRTGRIIRATAENRDMTEGLGVNSSRVFAAVFTVGCMLGTVGGALVVPASASSLDMAVELVVEAFAVVVIGGLGSMRGALAGALIVGLIRAAAIMVLPEAEILSIYLVVIAVLILRPAGLFGKAMA; this is translated from the coding sequence GTGACCGTCTTTCTCGACGTCCTCCTCGGCGGCGTGTTTCACGCCGCCATTCTCTTCCTCGTCGCCGCCGGGCTCCAGCTGGTGTTCGGCGTGCAGAAGATCGTCAACCTCGCCTGCGGCTCGTTCTACGCGCTGGGCGCCTATTTCGGCATAACGGCCGTGGGCCTTGCCTCGGCCGTGGGCTTTCCGGCCTGGACCGTTCTCCCGGTGCTCATCCTCGCGGGGCTCCTCATCGGCCTTGTCGGCCTGCCGGTGGAACGCATCCTGCGCACCGTCTATCGCCGGGACGAGAGCTATCAGCTGCTCCTCACCTTCGGCCTGCTCCTGATGTTCCAGGACGTGTTCCGCTTCTTCTGGGGCGCGACGCCCCGGACGCTGGACAACGCCTATCTCGCCTACGGCACGGCCGAGTTCCTCGGCCTCAGGGTGCCCACCTACAATCTCCTCGTGATCGCCGCCTCCATCGCCATCGCGGTGGCGCTCGGCGCCTTCCTCCAGAAGACGCGCACGGGCCGCATCATCCGCGCCACGGCAGAGAACCGGGACATGACCGAGGGTCTCGGCGTGAATTCCTCCCGCGTCTTCGCCGCGGTGTTCACGGTGGGCTGCATGCTCGGCACCGTGGGCGGCGCGCTGGTGGTGCCGGCATCGGCCTCCTCGCTGGACATGGCGGTGGAGCTTGTGGTGGAAGCCTTCGCCGTGGTGGTCATCGGCGGCCTCGGCTCCATGCGCGGCGCGCTCGCCGGGGCGCTCATCGTCGGCCTGATCCGGGCAGCGGCCATCATGGTTCTGCCCGAGGCCGAGATTCTCTCCATCTATCTGGTCGTCATCGCCGTGCTCATCCTGCGGCCGGCCGGGCTCTTCGGAAAGGCAATGGCATGA
- a CDS encoding branched-chain amino acid ABC transporter permease, with amino-acid sequence MTTTDLAAGQAVAPRTLPKAGAALDRWRVPLTIAVLAVLPFVLPSQALAVNVLIYGLFTVGFNLLFGYTGLLSFGHAAFFGAGAYLTGMSIAHFGFGWFPAMLTGIVGASLLSAVIGALSIRTRGIYFCMVTLALAQLVYYVALQASGWTGGENGLRGFTVAKADLIGGFSVNLLNPLAKYYFIMFFAALALWFVSRVLNSPFGAAIEAVRENETRARACGFDVERTKLLSFVLSGGLCGLAGTLSALHLSIVPLDALSVHTSSIVVMMTMLGGAGSFFGPFVGALVFLLIEDVASLWTSHWQLIVGIVFILFVLFLPKGIWAA; translated from the coding sequence ATGACCACAACCGACCTCGCCGCCGGGCAGGCCGTGGCGCCGCGCACGCTGCCGAAGGCCGGCGCCGCGCTGGACCGCTGGCGCGTGCCGCTCACCATCGCCGTGCTGGCGGTGCTGCCCTTCGTGCTGCCCTCCCAGGCGCTGGCGGTGAACGTGCTGATCTACGGCCTGTTCACCGTGGGCTTCAACCTGCTGTTCGGCTACACGGGCCTGCTCTCGTTCGGCCATGCGGCTTTTTTCGGTGCGGGCGCCTATCTCACCGGAATGTCGATCGCGCATTTCGGCTTCGGCTGGTTCCCCGCCATGCTCACGGGCATCGTCGGCGCGAGCCTGCTCTCGGCGGTGATCGGCGCGCTCTCCATCCGCACCCGCGGCATCTATTTCTGCATGGTGACCTTGGCGCTGGCGCAACTCGTCTATTACGTCGCGCTCCAGGCCTCCGGCTGGACCGGCGGCGAGAACGGTCTGCGCGGCTTCACCGTGGCGAAGGCCGACCTGATCGGCGGCTTCTCGGTGAACCTCCTGAACCCGCTGGCGAAGTACTATTTCATCATGTTCTTCGCCGCGCTGGCGCTGTGGTTCGTCTCGCGGGTGCTGAACTCACCCTTCGGCGCGGCCATCGAGGCGGTGCGCGAGAACGAGACCCGCGCCCGCGCCTGCGGCTTCGATGTGGAGCGCACCAAGCTCCTGTCCTTCGTCCTCTCCGGCGGCCTGTGCGGCCTCGCCGGCACGCTCTCGGCGCTGCACCTTTCCATCGTGCCGCTCGATGCCTTGAGCGTCCACACCTCGTCCATCGTGGTGATGATGACGATGCTGGGCGGCGCCGGCTCCTTCTTCGGGCCGTTCGTGGGGGCGCTGGTGTTCCTGCTGATCGAGGATGTCGCCTCGCTGTGGACCTCCCACTGGCAGCTCATCGTCGGCATCGTCTTCATCCTGTTCGTGCTGTTCCTGCCCAAGGGCATCTGGGCAGCCTGA
- a CDS encoding ABC transporter ATP-binding protein — protein MASHALLSAHQVSKSYGDFHALRNVSVHVDDGEFISIVGPNGAGKSTLVNVLTGLLKPTTGHVHFRGQDIAGIGPVELSRRGMARGFQLVNIFPALTVRETLGVAAASRLRRIGNPFRSLGADREVRDAVEEVADIFNLRHRLDQQASALSQGEKKLLDVASAFALKPELILIDEPTSGVSTGDKHAIMELLVAASRKAGVRGIIQVEHDMDLVARYSDRIVALQAGTVLADEKPETFFKDPALIAAVVGTRPPKMTQKPAVQEIRPC, from the coding sequence ATGGCATCTCACGCCCTTCTCTCCGCCCACCAGGTCTCCAAGAGCTACGGCGACTTCCACGCGCTCCGGAATGTCTCGGTGCATGTGGACGACGGCGAGTTCATCTCGATCGTCGGCCCCAATGGGGCCGGCAAATCCACCCTCGTCAACGTGCTCACTGGCCTCCTGAAGCCCACAACCGGGCACGTCCATTTCCGCGGGCAGGACATCGCCGGCATCGGCCCGGTGGAGCTGTCCCGCCGCGGCATGGCGCGGGGGTTCCAGCTGGTGAACATCTTTCCCGCCCTCACCGTTCGCGAGACGCTGGGGGTCGCCGCCGCCTCCCGCCTCAGGCGCATCGGCAACCCCTTCCGCAGCCTCGGCGCTGACCGGGAGGTGCGTGACGCCGTGGAGGAGGTGGCCGACATCTTCAACCTGCGCCACCGTCTGGACCAGCAGGCGAGCGCCCTCTCCCAGGGCGAGAAAAAACTGCTGGACGTGGCGAGCGCCTTCGCCCTCAAGCCCGAACTGATCCTCATCGACGAGCCCACCTCCGGCGTCTCCACCGGCGACAAGCACGCCATCATGGAACTGCTGGTGGCTGCCTCGCGGAAGGCGGGCGTGCGCGGCATCATCCAGGTGGAGCACGACATGGATCTCGTCGCCCGCTACTCGGACCGCATTGTCGCGCTCCAGGCGGGCACGGTGCTGGCGGACGAAAAGCCGGAGACCTTCTTCAAGGATCCCGCCCTCATCGCTGCCGTGGTGGGCACGCGCCCGCCGAAGATGACCCAGAAGCCGGCCGTTCAGGAGATCCGCCCATGCTGA
- a CDS encoding branched-chain amino acid ABC transporter permease produces MSTPTLGTPTAARAAAAAAPAAGMRWPSGLAAFLVIVVAMAGLPLVASTYMLTLMVPFFGFAIALLGFNLLFGYTGLLSFGHAMFLGIGAYAAAVMTSKLGVRSLELTLLVAVAAAVVIAVPVGFLCVRYTRIFFGMLTLAFGMLFHSILFKFYGLTGGDQGMRVMRPLLFGMEFEGGKTAFITGPFYYYALGLLTLLGYAMWRIVRSPFGLHLTAIRENAQKAAYLGVTVSRMRLAAYVISGVYGAIGGVILAVTIGLADPEIVYWTQSGNLVFMAVLGGSSAFAGPVVGGLAFVLLQDTVMSATQYWRFVMGGILVLIVIFFPRGIAGLFGDAFARLKRGS; encoded by the coding sequence ATGAGCACGCCCACCCTCGGCACCCCCACGGCCGCCCGCGCGGCCGCCGCGGCGGCCCCCGCCGCCGGCATGCGATGGCCCAGCGGCCTTGCTGCCTTCCTCGTGATCGTGGTGGCGATGGCGGGCCTGCCCCTCGTCGCCTCCACCTACATGCTCACCCTGATGGTGCCCTTCTTCGGTTTCGCCATCGCGCTGCTCGGCTTCAACCTCCTGTTCGGATACACGGGCCTTCTCTCCTTCGGCCATGCCATGTTCCTCGGCATCGGCGCCTATGCGGCGGCGGTGATGACCTCCAAGCTGGGCGTCCGCTCGCTGGAGCTGACTCTTCTCGTTGCGGTGGCGGCGGCGGTGGTCATCGCGGTGCCGGTGGGCTTCCTGTGCGTGCGCTACACGCGCATCTTCTTCGGCATGCTGACCCTCGCCTTCGGCATGCTGTTTCACTCCATCCTGTTCAAGTTCTACGGCCTCACCGGTGGCGATCAGGGCATGCGGGTGATGCGCCCGCTCCTGTTCGGCATGGAGTTCGAGGGCGGCAAGACGGCCTTCATCACCGGCCCGTTCTATTACTACGCCCTCGGCCTCCTCACGCTGCTCGGCTACGCCATGTGGCGGATCGTGCGTTCGCCCTTCGGGCTGCACCTCACGGCCATCCGCGAGAATGCGCAGAAGGCGGCCTATCTCGGCGTCACGGTCTCGCGGATGCGGCTCGCGGCCTATGTCATCTCAGGTGTCTACGGCGCCATCGGCGGGGTGATCCTGGCCGTCACCATCGGCCTCGCAGACCCAGAGATCGTCTATTGGACGCAGTCCGGCAACCTCGTCTTCATGGCGGTTCTGGGCGGCTCCAGCGCGTTTGCCGGTCCCGTGGTCGGCGGCCTCGCCTTTGTGCTGCTGCAGGACACGGTGATGTCCGCCACCCAGTACTGGCGGTTCGTGATGGGCGGAATTCTCGTGCTCATCGTCATCTTCTTCCCGCGAGGCATCGCCGGCCTGTTCGGCGACGCCTTCGCCCGCCTCAAGCGCGGGAGCTGA
- a CDS encoding zinc-binding dehydrogenase, whose amino-acid sequence MPLTYRAAVLHAPQTPLAIETVAAAPLGPSDVLVRIKAAGLCHTDLEVIEGGLVYPMPIVLGHEAAGIVEDVGREAKGVRKGDHVVLSWNPHCGHCFYCDRSLPILCEGYLAEGPKARAFDGAAKARLADGRELGNLMFLGAFGEYCIVADQQAVPVPKDLPFEEACLIGCGIMTGVGAALNVAHIGPGDTALVIGCGAVGLAAVQGARLAGAETILAADLDDAKLALARTMGATHTVNARTGDVVEAARALTGGRGADVVLESAGSPIAFRTTVEAVRPGGEVIWLGKIDVTKDVSFRWGSLMAEKRIRRVSYGGARPARDFPFLARAALAGRLDLKRLISRRIALEEINGGFAALKAGETIRSVVLF is encoded by the coding sequence ATGCCCCTCACCTATCGTGCCGCGGTGCTTCACGCGCCGCAAACGCCGCTCGCCATCGAGACGGTGGCGGCGGCCCCGCTCGGCCCGTCGGACGTGCTCGTCCGCATCAAGGCGGCCGGGCTCTGCCACACTGATCTGGAGGTGATCGAGGGCGGGCTGGTCTATCCCATGCCCATCGTGCTCGGCCATGAGGCGGCGGGCATCGTGGAAGACGTCGGGCGTGAGGCCAAGGGCGTCCGCAAGGGCGACCATGTGGTGCTCTCCTGGAATCCCCATTGCGGCCACTGCTTCTATTGCGACCGCTCCCTGCCCATCCTGTGCGAGGGCTATCTCGCCGAAGGCCCGAAGGCGCGCGCCTTCGACGGCGCCGCCAAAGCGCGGCTCGCGGACGGGCGTGAGCTGGGCAACCTCATGTTTCTCGGCGCCTTCGGGGAATACTGCATCGTCGCCGACCAGCAGGCCGTTCCCGTGCCGAAGGATCTGCCGTTCGAGGAGGCCTGCCTCATCGGCTGCGGGATCATGACCGGCGTCGGCGCGGCGCTGAACGTCGCCCATATCGGGCCGGGCGACACAGCGCTTGTCATCGGCTGCGGTGCCGTGGGGCTGGCTGCCGTACAAGGTGCGAGGTTGGCAGGTGCTGAGACGATCCTTGCGGCAGATCTCGACGACGCCAAGCTCGCCCTCGCCCGCACCATGGGTGCCACCCACACGGTGAATGCCCGCACCGGCGACGTGGTGGAGGCCGCCCGCGCCCTCACGGGTGGTCGCGGGGCGGACGTGGTGCTGGAATCCGCCGGCAGCCCCATCGCCTTCCGCACGACGGTGGAGGCGGTGCGGCCGGGCGGCGAGGTGATCTGGCTGGGCAAGATCGACGTGACGAAGGACGTGTCGTTCCGCTGGGGTTCGCTGATGGCGGAAAAGCGCATCCGCCGCGTCTCCTACGGCGGCGCCCGGCCCGCCCGCGACTTCCCGTTCCTGGCGCGCGCCGCGCTCGCGGGCCGGCTGGATCTCAAGAGGCTCATCTCCCGCCGCATCGCGCTGGAGGAGATCAATGGGGGCTTCGCCGCGCTGAAAGCGGGCGAGACCATCCGCAGCGTGGTGCTGTTCTGA
- a CDS encoding ABC transporter ATP-binding protein: MSALMEVTDVGRSFGGFVALAGISASFERNKVTAVIGPNGAGKSTFFNVLSGVLQPSTGSIRFKGQELKGLKQHRFAHLGIARSYQITNLFPELSVEENVRVAAQALKTRYDVFSHRDRYPELVQKADAALAEVGLTHRRARRARDLAHGEQRALEIAIALVADPELLLLDEPTAGMGPEETKDMVALIERLAADRTILLVEHKMKMILGLSDRILVLHHGRLIADGTPAAVQADPEVRRVYLGQNDGYA, encoded by the coding sequence ATGAGCGCGCTGATGGAAGTGACGGACGTGGGCCGCTCCTTCGGCGGCTTCGTCGCCCTTGCCGGCATCTCGGCCAGCTTCGAGCGGAACAAGGTCACGGCCGTGATTGGCCCGAACGGTGCCGGCAAGAGCACGTTCTTCAATGTGCTGTCCGGCGTGCTTCAGCCGTCCACGGGCTCCATCCGCTTCAAGGGACAGGAGCTGAAAGGGCTGAAGCAGCACCGCTTCGCCCACCTCGGCATCGCGCGCTCCTACCAGATCACCAACCTCTTCCCCGAGTTGTCGGTAGAGGAGAACGTGCGGGTGGCCGCGCAGGCGCTGAAGACGCGCTATGACGTGTTCAGCCATCGCGACCGCTACCCGGAGCTGGTGCAGAAGGCGGATGCGGCCCTTGCCGAAGTCGGCCTCACCCATCGCCGCGCCCGTCGCGCCCGCGACCTCGCCCATGGCGAGCAGAGGGCGCTGGAGATCGCCATCGCGCTGGTCGCGGACCCCGAGCTGCTGCTGCTGGACGAGCCGACCGCCGGCATGGGCCCGGAAGAGACCAAGGACATGGTGGCGCTCATCGAGCGCCTCGCGGCGGACCGCACCATTCTCCTCGTCGAGCACAAGATGAAGATGATCCTCGGCCTGTCGGACCGGATCCTCGTGCTGCATCACGGCCGGCTCATCGCCGACGGCACGCCGGCCGCCGTGCAGGCCGATCCGGAAGTCCGCCGCGTCTATCTGGGGCAGAACGATGGCTATGCTTGA